A genomic stretch from Longimicrobium sp. includes:
- a CDS encoding LytTR family DNA-binding domain-containing protein, producing the protein MTPLRALVVDDEPAARLNLRRLLGEAGGVAVAGECGDGASALERIRAGGVDVIFLDIAMPELDGLEVARAIDAADAPDVVFVTAYDEHALAAFDAHAAAYLLKPVRVEKLAAVLDRLRVRRARPGGTPALDEIVRAVEAARADRYATRLALRGEGRTRFLDTAEVDWIEADDDGVLVHAGGRAHPLRERISELEARLSPREFVRVHRSAIVRIDRVQEIQPWFRGDHLLILTSGARIRSGRTYRQAVQRLLGHH; encoded by the coding sequence ATGACCCCGCTCCGCGCCCTGGTGGTGGACGACGAGCCGGCCGCGCGCCTGAACCTGCGGCGGCTGCTGGGCGAGGCGGGCGGCGTGGCCGTGGCGGGCGAGTGCGGCGACGGCGCGTCGGCGCTGGAGCGCATCCGCGCCGGCGGCGTGGACGTCATCTTCCTCGACATCGCCATGCCCGAGCTGGACGGGCTGGAGGTGGCGCGCGCGATCGACGCCGCCGACGCGCCCGACGTGGTGTTCGTGACCGCCTACGACGAGCACGCGCTGGCCGCGTTCGACGCGCACGCCGCCGCCTACCTGCTGAAGCCCGTGCGGGTGGAGAAGCTGGCCGCCGTGCTGGACCGGCTGCGCGTCCGCCGCGCGCGCCCGGGCGGCACCCCGGCGCTGGACGAGATCGTGCGCGCGGTCGAGGCGGCGCGCGCGGACCGCTACGCCACGCGCCTGGCGCTCCGCGGCGAGGGCCGCACGCGCTTCCTGGACACGGCCGAGGTCGACTGGATCGAGGCCGACGACGACGGTGTGCTCGTCCACGCCGGCGGGCGCGCGCACCCGCTGCGCGAGCGGATCTCGGAGCTCGAGGCGCGCCTCTCGCCGCGGGAGTTCGTCCGCGTGCACCGCTCGGCCATCGTCCGCATCGACCGCGTGCAGGAGATCCAGCCCTGGTTCCGCGGCGACCACCTGCTGATCCTCACCTCCGGCGCCCGCATCCGCAGCGGACGTACTTATCGCCAAGCCGTTCAGAGGCTTCTCGGGCACCACTGA